Part of the Parambassis ranga chromosome 16, fParRan2.1, whole genome shotgun sequence genome, cccAGTTCCATACTAAATACTGAGTCTGACGGGTCATGCATGAGCTGCAGGCACTATTTTCTCACAAAGACAAAGTGTAGCAGTATTAAAGTATACTTTATACAAGTAGTAGTTTATGGCACTTGGAAAAACAGACTGTACTTTTAAAGTATGTAATTAGGACATACTCCAATTTCACACAGTTGTACCTTGACTTTTGGGCCTGCTTCAGTCACACAATGTAGCAACAAATTTGTTGGCAAAAGGGCTGGAATGCAGCCCTGGtgtctcagctgctgctgtttcctcttGTCAACAAATTCACTCATCCTAAGTGAGGCCATTTTGAGTTTGGTAATGACCCTCAGTCATACATGGGTATTTTTGTGCATACAGAATTATAACAGCCTTTACTTCACTTGTAAAAGGAAGTTGGTTAAAGTTATTTCCAGTATTGTGTTAACTTTCAGTTGCACAGGAACTTCCTCTGTTACTGACACTTCTTCTTAGCTGTGGTGGAGAGGATTTTATTTGCAGTAGCAGAATAATCATGTGTTGGTCAGTCTCCTCCCATTGCCTGTATCTGTAGTAAAAGTTACCCCTCAGTGCGGTACCTGTAGCAGGAGGGCTCGGTTTGCTCAATGGCTTGGCCTTTGGAGGAGGCTTTGCTGGAGTAGGTTCGTCCTCTGGAGAGACAAGTCAGTACTGACAGATTAGATTAGTACTTGGGGATCTCTCTCATACTAGCGGGCAGTGAAAACTTATCAGAGAGGTCGAACCTGGGAGCTCCTCATAGATATCATCATCAATTGGCTCGGCCTCAGCTGTGTCCGGTATATGACCAACATCATCGTACATTTCTTGatcctcctcgtcttcttcaGGGATGATGCCTGACATGTCTACAAACAGGGCACAATGTTTGTCTTACATTAACACAACAGAAGTCTGCCTTATTTAACTGATTCTTTGGGCACCATTTTGAAAATGTGGATGATGCCATTGCTTATGTGGGCAACTTTTTGAAGGTCCAAGGTGCTGGCTTTTACAGAGAACGCATCTGTGTGCTTCGTGACCACTGGACTGTTTGAACTATGTTAATGAGTAAATATGTCTTATTTTCTAAAATTGCTTCCTTCTACTTGAGGTctcaaacttatcaatcactgcTCATAAAGTGTTCCTATGATTTGAAAAGTTCAAACCTCTCAAAACAAAGTCTATCTGTTTCACCCATTCCTCCGCCTCCTTCACTGATGACGCACAGAACTGCAATGAAAGAGAAGGGAAATGAAAACTGCAGTCAGTGCAATAAGAAGGTCTACATATATTAATTAACATAAACAAATAATGCTGCATTTATGCATAGTAAAATGTTCCGCATGGCAGAGCCTGAATGTTAGAAACACTCATTTAGTCTCATTAAATATGCGTGTCAGGTTGAGTCTTTGCAAAAAGCAGCAGTGTCAAAGGAATGAAAAACTAAAGATTTACTGCATGCTGTGCATCTTGAACATCTCGAGAGTGTTTTTTAATTTAGGAAGTACAGTCTGCGCAGTAATGAATAAAGGACACAACTCGAGCTGTCATCTACAGACTACTGTAGCGTACCTGATAGACTCGCTTGTCCGGAGCCGAAATCTCAAAGCAGCAGTCTTTCTTTGAGTCTTTCCGTAAGGTGTTGTTCATTTTGACGGTGTACCCGTCAATACTGAACTCACCCTTCTGCTGCTTGTCTGTTTACAGAAAATTAAAACACCATCATTAATGGTTCAGACAACAATAAGTGCAAAAGCTCTTAGACAGTGTGTGAGCTGAGAATCAGTGATATGAAATGACAAACTGATGCACCTTTCTCACTGCCATAATAGTAGAAGGTATGATGACTGAGAGCACACCATCTTTTCTGCCACTCGGTGCCAAAGAAGCTGTGATCTGTGGAGGAAAGGCAAACAGAAATGTAGAATTTCCTGCTATATTTGGAGGAATATTACAGTCTTTGCATATTAGGTGTAATGTAAATAACACTTTCCTAACACTGCATCAAGATATTTTGTGAGTGAGCAGCCACTTTTTCCCAATTACAGGTCTTTGCTTCAAGAAAATGGTGCCTTGTGTGTATTTCATTATTAAATTACCGACCCTTTCTGCGTTTCTCCAGATATCCTGCTTTAAAGATGAACATCAGGTCCTGAGCCGCCACAGGTGGAGACTGCTGGGCTCCTGAAAGAATAAGAAGTGAACCCAAGAAGAAGTGTTCAGATCCTTTACTAGGtaaaatcacacatttaaaaaacacagtcaAACTCTTACACAAAATAACGAAAGTAAATTAGCAAGAAAATGTAGTTCGAGAAGTTAAAATACTGGTTTGAATGATATATTACTGTACAGTATGAGGCCGGATTAGACCATAAAGAGTGAAGCATCAATGTGAGAACTAGTCTAAACTAATTTAAATATTGTAACATGGAAATCACTTAACTAAGGGGGTTGTGCAATGATTAAtgggagaggaaagaagaaaaactttTACTACACATTTAAGGATTTCAGTAGTTGTAAGAGAATTTTAGAAGGAAACATCTCTATTTGAGCTGTTAGCAACTCGGACATCGAAAATGTGACCCCAACTACACACTGTAGTTTGATTTGTTTCATTTACTATATTTTTAAActcttaaaaaaatctaaagctgtcagaaaaaaatatagTGGAGCAGAACGCaagttacatttgtttttaaatatttaatatgtcCAGGTGGGTTTCTGGTTGAAGACTTTTGTTTAACTGTTATCAAATATGAAGAGCAAAAACCACAGAGACTCCACTAAATGATGTTTTACTCCTCACTGGAGGAGCTTTCACTTTCAGCACACAACTTCAATGCAAATGTTCAAATGCTGTGTCAAAGTTGCTTTGTGCAAAAGAACTGCCATAAAACTTGCAGCTGCTTAGACCCCATAAACTTCAGCCCCCTAATCACCATCTCACAAGGATTTCTCTGATactccatttaaaaaaaaaaataatctaaatCTTGCATTGATTGCCAGGATGGAGCACATTGGATTCAAGCTACTGTATAGTGAAGAGTGTTTTTCCTCAAACTACAGCCGTGGCAGTAATTTCAGTCCCCAGACTGCGGCTGAGAGCAATAAAGCATGCTCTAGCTGTcaaaggggtggggtgggggaggTGGTGGGAGCAGCAGTTGTGCCCCCAAATTGCTTCCCAAGTATGTTGCCAAGTTACAGTTGGAATGTCTCCCTCATTGTGCCACTCAAAGTCACTTACTCTGCAGAGCAGACTGGAACATTTGTATATTTTCATGCCAGTTTTTAATACGTTAATGTGCAGCTTGTGAGCAGTTAGTAAGTCAGCTCTGGATGTGCGCTAAGTGCTTGTGCTGGCTTACCTTCACAAGTCTCTTCATCCTTGTCTGTGCGCTCTGACAGCATCGACCCGCCATCGTTGTTGCTGTCggcttcctcctcatcatctgaGTCGTCTCCGCCTATACCAGAGCAAACCCACAGGGGTGTGAAGTAAGGGTGCATGCCATGCTGTAACACAGTGCTTCCCAACGTGTTACGTGTTTCCCTATTTTGTATTTTCCCGTCAGGGTTGTTAGATGTCAGATTTCCACGGTTTGAAGATCACATGATAATGATAGAATCATGACCTTTATAGAATTTTTGAAAACAATAACGCCATCACTGTAGTTTATCTCATTGTGTGCAGGGAGGTGGAGAGACAGTCTGTATCACAGAGGTGTCTTCCTCTTCAGGTGTCAACCGGTGTGATTAACACTGCCTCTGTGTTGTAAGTGATGGTGATATTTGAAATTGAGAGTCCACATTAAAACTTTTTAAACTTGTTCATTTTACCTGCTAACTTATGTTACCTAAATGTATGCAGCCTAAATCCCCCCCTAGGGAACCTCAGGACTATAAATTAATGTCTATATTGTGATCATATAACATTCATGTCATGACCTCCTGTGTGAGTCCTGACACCAAAGTTGGGAGCCCCTGGGGCCACAAGGCTGCAGGTTCATTAAagtaaagaaagacaaagactcACCTTTATCCTTGAAATCATGAGGGAAACTGCAGTGGAGACAGTGACAGCAAATTTAAATATATGTAATCAAACTCCAGTGACAGGAAATGTTTATAGTGCACCCAGACATACCTCTGTTTGACTTCTTTGATCCTTTTGATGAAGCTCTCCttcttatcttttgcttttttgcttaAATTTTCCCCTTTCAAGCCATCCAAGAGGAACTGTTCTAAATCTAAGCACAGATGTCAGAGAATTATACAACCTGTATGAATACAGGCGCAGCTCATAGTTTCATTAATTTCTATctgaacacagcagtgtgttgttAACATGCAGCTGGACTAAACTTCCTCTTTCAAACGGTCTCTTAAAAGAAACATTTACTGAGTGAAGTTTTGAACGAACACGGAAACTAACGCACATGTACAAACACCCGATCATATCGATGTCTTACCTGCAATAAGCGCCGTTAGCTCCTCTGGAATCGCCCGCATTGTTGCCCAAAGTTTGTAGCCTGAAGCGATGAACCGTCCAgcgggttaaaaaaaaacactctacaTGACGCGGAAGCAGCTCGGACTCAGACACACGGAAGTCAATCTGCTAATTATTTATCAGTGACCAAACAGCCAGACCCGCCTCTGGCGTTCAGCGTGCACGCTGACGTTTattggtctttatttatttacttatggACGCAGAGAGATGATGCTTTAATGGAGTCTTTACGCAATAGTAAAGTCCACAGTGATCATATGTTTGATTAATTCCATGCAGTATTTCTTTGGCACTTAAGTGACTcgacacatttgttttttttttttttttactgtgatgCAGGCAGCCATTTTGAGTTTATGAATATGTCAACATTGTAAATCAAAACAAGAATCATTAGTGCTCAAAGAGTCACTTCTAGAAGCCTGCTCTATCTGATCTGATGTAAACAAAGCCCCAATTCAGGTGCCTCCTGGTGCATTTAAGCAAAAAAATAGCCTTTTGTCATATTGTTTATAAAGATGTCAGTCACTTATTAgtcatcctctgacagccagtATCACCCAATCCAGGTTGAAAGGCCAAGCCTTTGAACTGTATAGCCTGTTGTTGTGGAGAAATGAGACATAAATGTCAGTGCAGCTCTGGCGGGGCTTTGTGAAGAGTTTCAGACACTCTGCTGaagatgcaggtgtgtgtctgtgctgccagacacacaaactctgtAGAAATGTGAGGAAGAAAATGTTTTCTGATTCATGACTTGGGCACTGATAGTTACTAAAATGTTAAGAATTTGTGTTGAGAATCTTAAGAATTGGGTCGTGTGACATACGGTCTCATTCCCCACATATTTTCCTTTTATGTGGTTGTTTCTGCAAACATTctctgatgtcacttcctgtttagcCAGGACATTCTTTAAGCCAGGGACCTCTGTGGTCATTCAAACCCTGACCCCCTCCTGACCTGGCAGTAGTTCCTCCCAGCttggaaagaggagaggagaggagagccaGCTTGACCTCTGaccgcagtgtgtgtgtgagcatgcatgTGGTGTGCTGGCAGACTGCTGTATAAAGCTTTATCTACTTGCTTGTCACCTTGCTTTGATTGGCTCCTTCCCCTTTAATCGGACTGATTGTAGGTGTAATCCACTAACTGCATGTTGACAGTGCTGCAGTGCTCATCCATAGAAATATATAACATAAATAATGCAAATAATGCATTGAGTGGGCAGAGAAAAGGCTGCAGATgctttctttaaaaataattagATGTCCAAGCTTTAACTATTATTTAATGAACATGTATGTGTGGTTAGTTTATCCTGTAAACACTGTGATGCCTTCagactgctctgtgtgtctccagggTTTTCTCTGCGGCTTACACTACTTTCACACTGTTTTCATATCATACACAATTAGCATCATCTTGaaccagcagcagtgcagcacttccctttacattttaattgttGCTATGAGGAGCAGCAGTGCAGTGCTGAGGATATGCAGCCAGATGAGCACAGAGATACCGAGCCTTCAAACAACCACACACCGCCTATGCACTCAGAATAATGAGCAAATGTGGTGAAGGCGACTATATCTGTGTGGAGGCTCAACTGGTtgatgtggggaaaaaagaaagtattttttcattaaaagaaaaaaaaatgaatgaatgaggtTTAAACCAGATTAAGAAACATTCACCTTAGTTTTGAGACGGGTTATAAATAaaaggaataaataaatacattatgtGATTGGAATTTTGCGCCTAttacaaagatgaaaaaaatagaaaaaacacatgtatttatttattcatttggcGAAAAATGTCTTACATCTGCAGATTTAAATGATAATCGCATATAATTTGatatcattaaaaacttttgAGAGCCGCAATAGTCTTCAGGTGCAATTCTTAATTCAAAGAGATTGTATTACATTGCGGCTCAGGCCATAAACAAGCACCCTCAGTCCTGTGAGTTTTATAGGCAATAAAATTTAATTAG contains:
- the skap2 gene encoding src kinase-associated phosphoprotein 2; translation: MRAIPEELTALIADLEQFLLDGLKGENLSKKAKDKKESFIKRIKEVKQSFPHDFKDKGGDDSDDEEEADSNNDGGSMLSERTDKDEETCEGAQQSPPVAAQDLMFIFKAGYLEKRRKDHSFFGTEWQKRWCALSHHTFYYYGSEKDKQQKGEFSIDGYTVKMNNTLRKDSKKDCCFEISAPDKRVYQFCASSVKEAEEWVKQIDFVLRDMSGIIPEEDEEDQEMYDDVGHIPDTAEAEPIDDDIYEELPEDEPTPAKPPPKAKPLSKPSPPATVDKSTDYQNYYQGLWDCTGDHPDELSFKRGDTIYILSKEYQNFGWWVGEKNGSIGIVPKEYLLELYVL